In Penicillium psychrofluorescens genome assembly, chromosome: 5, a single window of DNA contains:
- a CDS encoding uncharacterized protein (ID:PFLUO_008145-T1.cds;~source:funannotate) → MLGVTGRGTALARLKCLAPCTSPARAALVPATQCNSARSREFGSTPASAAFRPTWMPMRVKTPWIDALTQNREAGAQQTQTASVKPDQTPKKMSDSYYSAVLPLAQDKWLLDTYLNASGHIRLGSLLMDLDALAGVIAYRHTGDGVSTVTAAVDRITIEHPLMEICDLELSGQVTYATGRSSMEVSLQVSKMLPEGQAATPEDVLITCAFTMVSLDPATKKPASVAPLVIETEEEKRLFKKGEENSKAKKALRTRSLLEKAPDDEESNLIHSMWTKEMSYLNPQSPATRPTNQVFMSDTVLKSAMIMQPQDRNRHNFMIFGGFLLKQTFELAFCCAASFAHARPNFVALDPSTFENPVPVGSVLYLRATVAYTESEERESGGGRFTKVQVRVDSKVRDVEHGTKKSTGMFNYTFLVEKDVQVMPKGYGEFMLWADARRRALNAAATDPAHKTSALRSIQDSVTE, encoded by the exons ATGCTCGGCGTCACAGGAAGAGGTACTGCTCTGGCACGGCTCAAATGCCTTGCGCCCTGCACATCACCCGCTCGTGCAGCGCTGGTGCCAGCAACGCAATGCAACAGCGCTCGTTCCCGGGAGTTCGGTTCCACGCCCGCATCTGCCGCGTTCCGACCGACATGGATGCCAATGCGCGTGAAAACGCCGTGGATTGATGCGCTGACGCAGAACCGCGAGGCTGGCGCACAGCAGACCCAGACCGCGAGCGTGAAGCCGGATCagacgccgaagaagatgtccgaTAGCTACTACAGCGCT GTCCTGCCCTTGGCGCAAGATAAGTGGCTCTTAGATACGTATCTGAATGCGTCTGGGCATATCAG ACTCGGGTCCTTGCTTATGGACCTGGATGCTCTCGCTGGTGTCATTGCATACCGGCATACAGGTGATGGGGTCAGCACCGTCACTGCTGCCGTGGACCGTATCACCATCGAACACCCGCTGATGGAAATCTGTGACCTCGAGCTCAGTGGGCAAGTCACCTACGCGACTGGACGGTCTAGTATGGAAGTGTCGCTGCAGGTATCCAAGATGCTTCCGGAGGGTCAAGCTGCCACGCCGGAGGATGTGCTGATCACTTGTGCGTTTACGATGGTGTCACTGGACCCGGCAACGAAGAA ACCTGCCTCTGTGGCACCCCTTGTCATCGAAacagaagaggagaagcgTCTGttcaagaagggcgaggagaactccaaggccaagaaggcgCTGCGGACTCGCAGCTTGCTTGAGAAAGCCCCGGACGATGAAGAGAGCAACCTGATCCACTCGATGTGGACTAAGGAGATGTCATACCTGA ACCCGCAATCTCCTGCAACGCGACCAACCAACCAAGTCTTCATGAGCGACACAGTCCTCAAATCTGCAATGATCATGCAACCCCAAGACCGCAACCGCCACAACTTCATGATCTTCGGTGGCTTCCTGCTCAAGCAAACATTTGAGCTAGCATTCTGCTGCGCAGCGTCATTCGCCCACGCGCGACCCAACTTCGTCGCGCTGGACCCAAGTACCTTCGAGAACCCGGTCCCCGTCGGCAGCGTGCTCTACCTGCGCGCAACGGTGGCGTATACCGAGTCTGAGGAGCGTGAATCCGGTGGCGGTCGGTTCACCAAGGTGCAGGTGCGGGTTGACTCGAAGGTGCGCGATGTCGAGCACGGGACGAAGAAGTCGACGGGCATGTTCAACTATACGTTTttggtggagaaggatgtCCAGGTTATGCCTAAGGGATATGGAGAGTTTATGTTGTGGGCTGATGCACGTCGTCGCGCGCTCAATGCCGCTGCGACTGATCCCGCACATAAGACCAGTGCGCTGCGGAGTATTCAGGATAGCGTGACGGAGTAA
- a CDS encoding uncharacterized protein (ID:PFLUO_008146-T1.cds;~source:funannotate): protein MADPTNPHIQNRTTPQWGLYQREQFWKPNEGQVPLFNTDPRELEERAKERLSEGGWFYASSNAGMSNTHLANRQAFFRHRIIPRQLVDTNERDTTTTIFGHRVSAPIGFAPIGINKIYHAEGEAAVAKVAGELKLPYCLSTAGSASIESVGEANGSSGPRFFQLYMPHDDELTLSLLNRAWKAGFDALILTTDTWQLGWRHGDVARSNYAFYRGFGADLGLTDPVFRRRCAEDGIDVDKDVVAASTKWIDSIWHGRAWSWEKIPWLMEQWRRISGGRPFGIKGIQSVADAQKCVEMGVDAIVVSNHAGRQVDGAVASLDALEKIVDAVGEQIYIIFDSGVRGASDVVKALALGAKFVFVGRLWVWGLSIMGEDGVRHVMKSLLADLDILMAVAGFNWVEDFDRNILESDPKSYTLIPEKVL from the exons ATGGCGGACCCGACAAACCCCCATATCCAGAACCGCACCACGCCGCAATGGGGTCTGTATCAGCGGGAGCAGTTCTGGAAGCCGAATGAGGGCCAGGTACCACTCTTCAACACAG ATCCACGAGAGCTCGAAGAGCGGGCCAAAGAAAGACTCAGCGAAGGCGGGTG GTTCTACGCCTCCTCAAATGCAGGCATGTCAAACACCCACCTGGCAAACCGACAAGCCTTCTTCCGGCACCGCATCATCCCGCGCCAGCTAGTCGACACCAACGAACGCGACACGACAACCACAATCTTCGGCCACCGTGTCTCAGCTCCGATAGGATTTGCACCCATTGGAATCAACAAGATCTACCATGCGGAAGGTGAAGCAGCAGTAGCCAAAGTTGCTGGCGAGTTGAAATTGCCGTACTGTCTCTCCACGGCAGGAAGTGCCTCGATCGAGAGCGTCGGCGAGGCGAATGGGAGCTCCGGTCCGCGGTTTTTCCAGCTCTACATGCCCCACGACGACGAATTGACGCTGTCGCTATTGAATCGGGCGTGGAAGGCCGGATTTGACGCTCTGATTCTTACGACGGACACGTGGCAGCTCGGCTGGCGACATGGCGACGTTGCGCGGTCGAACTATGCGTTTTACCGGGGCTTCGGCGCCGATCTCGGTCTCACGGACCCCGTGTTTCGGCGACGATGTGCGGAGGACGGTATCGATGTCGATAAAGATGTCGTTGCTGCGTCGACGAAATGGATCGATTCGATCTGGCACGGCCGTGCGTGGTCGTGGGAGAAGATCCCCTGGTTGATGGAGCAGTGGAGGCGGATTTCCGGCGGACGGCCGTTCGGGATCAAGGGGATCCAGTCTGTTGCTGATGCGCAAAAGTGTGTTGAGATGGGCGTTGATGCGATTGTGGTTAGTAACCATGCCGGACGGCAGGTGGATGGTGCGGTTGCGAGCTTGGATGCATTGGAGAAGATCGTTGATGCGGTTGGGGAGCAGATTTATATTATATTTGACTCCGGGGTGCGCGGGGCGAGTGATGTTGTCAAGgctctggcgctgggtgCGAAGTTTGTCTTCGTGGGTAGGTTGTGGGTTTGGGGTTTGAGTATTATGGGCGAGGATGGAGTGAGACATGTTATGAAGTCACTGTTGGCTGATCTGGATATCTTGATGGCGGTTGCTGGGTTTAATTGGGTTGAGGACTTTGATCGCAATATCTTAG AGTCGGATCCCAAGTCTTATACGCTGATTCCGGAGAAAGTGCTCTGA